A single window of Jiangella alkaliphila DNA harbors:
- a CDS encoding SpoIIE family protein phosphatase, giving the protein MRPADAQRLLGALAGVDAPVGFAVFDEEHRFLAINAALAERSGKGIADHLGRAPAEVLPPELAAHTDEMIERVLRTGEAVEAEEPAVSGRTDTYHLHSSWYLVDEGRGREVAMFVVDDTSHQRAISSLRRSRARNARLLEVSDVLSRAVTVREVADGAAALGRRNVQALRTAVTLIGPNARPYPVTTGLGEGEDVPVWPHQAVTPTDEVLRSGWPMFLGSRERARAAAPGDPVFGDFLDRTDERAWAVLPLAGEEGCVGAVRFSFATEQDFDSDQCRFLRAVAQQCSLAFARARLFERERTAAASLSQGLLPRRLPTVAGVELAARSRTDVGEHSVGGDWYDALVMPDGELGLVVGDVMGHGVTAASAMGEMRAALRALALTDPDPAAVLGGLDRLVERDDAVEMVTVVYALVDPVNGTVRVGDAGHLPLIRIPEVGAVELVDAGAGTTPIGVTEPRSTQSVRLWPGDVLIAFTDGLIESRVRSLEEGFAQLLRCLEEQRGVPLEQLLDAVVRRMQIDGAADDQTILALRWAGR; this is encoded by the coding sequence ATGCGACCGGCTGACGCGCAGCGCCTGCTCGGTGCGCTGGCCGGCGTCGACGCGCCCGTGGGATTCGCCGTCTTCGACGAGGAGCACCGGTTCCTCGCCATCAACGCCGCCCTGGCGGAGCGGTCCGGCAAGGGCATCGCCGACCACCTCGGGCGGGCGCCGGCCGAGGTGCTGCCGCCGGAACTGGCCGCGCACACCGACGAGATGATCGAGCGGGTCCTGCGCACCGGCGAGGCGGTCGAGGCCGAGGAGCCGGCCGTCTCGGGGCGCACCGACACCTATCACCTGCACTCGTCCTGGTACCTGGTCGACGAGGGCCGCGGCCGCGAGGTCGCCATGTTCGTCGTCGACGACACCTCCCACCAGCGCGCCATCTCGTCGCTGCGCCGCAGCCGGGCCCGCAACGCGCGGCTGCTCGAGGTGTCCGACGTCCTGTCGCGGGCCGTGACGGTGCGCGAGGTGGCCGACGGCGCCGCCGCGCTGGGCCGGCGCAACGTCCAGGCGCTGCGCACCGCCGTCACGCTGATCGGCCCCAACGCGCGGCCGTACCCCGTCACCACCGGGCTCGGCGAGGGCGAGGACGTCCCCGTCTGGCCGCACCAGGCCGTCACGCCGACCGACGAGGTGCTGCGCAGCGGCTGGCCGATGTTCCTCGGCAGCCGCGAGCGCGCCCGTGCGGCCGCGCCCGGCGACCCCGTCTTCGGCGATTTCCTCGACCGCACCGACGAACGCGCCTGGGCGGTGCTGCCGCTGGCCGGCGAGGAGGGCTGCGTCGGCGCCGTCCGGTTCTCCTTCGCCACGGAGCAGGACTTCGACTCCGACCAGTGCCGGTTCCTGCGCGCCGTCGCCCAGCAGTGCTCGCTGGCGTTCGCCCGGGCCCGGCTGTTCGAGCGGGAGCGGACGGCGGCCGCGTCGCTCAGCCAGGGGCTGCTGCCGCGGCGGCTGCCGACGGTGGCCGGCGTCGAGCTGGCGGCGCGCAGCCGCACCGACGTCGGCGAGCACTCCGTCGGCGGCGACTGGTACGACGCGCTGGTCATGCCCGACGGCGAGCTGGGCCTGGTGGTCGGCGACGTCATGGGCCACGGCGTCACGGCGGCCAGCGCCATGGGCGAGATGCGGGCGGCGCTGCGGGCGCTGGCGCTCACCGACCCCGACCCCGCGGCGGTGCTCGGCGGGCTGGACCGCCTGGTCGAGCGCGACGACGCCGTCGAGATGGTCACCGTCGTGTACGCCCTGGTCGACCCCGTCAACGGGACCGTCCGGGTCGGCGACGCCGGGCACCTGCCGCTGATCCGCATCCCCGAGGTCGGCGCCGTCGAGCTGGTCGACGCCGGCGCCGGCACCACGCCGATCGGCGTCACCGAGCCGCGGTCGACGCAGTCGGTGCGGTTGTGGCCCGGCGACGTGCTGATCGCGTTCACCGACGGTCTGATCGAGTCCAGGGTGCGGTCGCTGGAGGAAGGCTTCGCCCAGTTGCTGCGCTGCCTGGAGGAACAGCGCGGCGTCCCGCTCGAGCAGTTGCTCGACGCCGTCGTGCGGCGCATGCAGATCGACGGCGCCGCCGACGATCAGACGATTCTCGCGCTACGGTGGGCCGGGCGGTGA